In Candidatus Promineifilum breve, one genomic interval encodes:
- a CDS encoding glycosyltransferase family 61 protein translates to MNSLPAVTYSDPRRAADDPTAIAITSDDFRFVHFSKPERFFRGERPFRLIPAKPALTTHSDVIYTPAVRGGAKQRVGCLYDRELNQIPHSLTLRRRSDDLFNTDPPRFAGDVDDLPVYDRPVLYMNHIRPHFGHYIMETLSNWWALTENLGDIDRYCFHVYDPSLLQRPYIKACLDAMGITADNLVTFDRPTRLSRVIVPQTSFQLQSHTHDAYREFMNKLAVALGVADARPTDQPLYLSRTAHKSGVRQYIGEEKVESFLAERGARIVHPQQLPFAEQLRVVNEHTNILGFQGSQLANIVGALEPKTVTYFTEETPWGGSILINKCFGNQATFVKVCEADHVARTLYSSAMRRITGKKSDFDGFAKAHKVDYKRAIAWLTAEGIV, encoded by the coding sequence ATGAATTCGTTACCGGCGGTCACCTATTCCGACCCGCGCCGCGCTGCCGACGACCCCACGGCCATCGCTATCACGAGCGACGACTTTCGTTTCGTTCATTTTTCCAAGCCCGAACGCTTCTTTCGTGGCGAACGGCCTTTCCGCCTGATCCCGGCAAAACCGGCGTTGACCACCCATAGCGACGTCATCTACACGCCGGCCGTGCGCGGTGGGGCCAAGCAGCGCGTCGGCTGTCTCTATGACCGGGAGCTGAACCAGATCCCTCACTCACTGACCCTCCGCCGCCGCTCCGACGATCTGTTCAACACCGACCCGCCACGTTTCGCCGGTGACGTGGACGACCTGCCGGTCTATGACCGCCCGGTGCTGTACATGAACCACATCCGCCCCCACTTCGGCCACTACATCATGGAGACTCTGTCCAACTGGTGGGCGCTGACGGAGAATCTGGGCGACATTGACCGCTATTGCTTCCACGTCTACGACCCGTCGCTCTTGCAGCGGCCCTACATCAAGGCCTGCCTCGACGCGATGGGCATCACCGCCGACAACCTGGTCACCTTCGACCGGCCCACCCGCCTCAGCCGGGTCATCGTCCCGCAGACGTCGTTTCAATTGCAGAGCCATACCCACGACGCCTACCGCGAATTTATGAACAAGCTGGCCGTGGCCCTGGGCGTGGCCGACGCGCGGCCGACCGATCAGCCGCTCTATCTGTCGCGCACCGCCCACAAGAGCGGCGTGCGCCAGTACATCGGCGAGGAAAAGGTCGAGTCCTTCCTGGCCGAGCGCGGTGCGCGCATCGTCCATCCCCAACAGTTGCCCTTTGCCGAGCAGTTGCGGGTCGTCAACGAACACACCAATATCCTCGGCTTCCAGGGCAGCCAACTGGCAAACATCGTCGGCGCGCTGGAACCCAAAACGGTAACCTACTTCACCGAGGAGACGCCGTGGGGCGGGTCGATCCTGATCAACAAATGCTTCGGCAATCAGGCGACGTTTGTCAAGGTGTGCGAGGCGGATCACGTCGCCCGCACACTCTATAGTTCGGCCATGCGCCGGATAACGGGCAAGAAGTCGGATTTTGACGGCTTCGCCAAAGCGCATAAAGTAGACTATAAGCGGGCGATTGCCTGGCTGACGGCCGAGGGCATCGTCTAA
- a CDS encoding sulfotransferase family protein: protein MRPPIFIIGNPRSGTTLLRLMVNNHRHIIVPPECGFAVWWYDKYRHWGIDSSRDPQLLDGFLADLAASKKIETWNLDYVALRDAIAANQPASYAELVACIYTFFGHTTGKTFQRWGDKNNFYIQHIATLAAMFPDAAYVHIVRDGRDVACSYRKLAVTPMDSKYAPHLATDIAAIAAEWADNNDQATSAFDAAGRERVCIVRYEDLVTNSETELRRLCAFLAEPYDEQMLEYYLWNRKAHQEPLEFLQWKRKTLEMPTDSEVGKYRSLLTAEEIAVFDRIAGATLARYGY, encoded by the coding sequence ATGAGACCACCGATATTCATAATCGGCAATCCCCGATCGGGGACAACCCTTTTACGCTTGATGGTGAACAACCATCGCCATATCATCGTGCCGCCGGAGTGTGGCTTTGCGGTGTGGTGGTACGACAAGTATCGTCACTGGGGCATCGATTCCAGTCGCGATCCACAACTGTTAGATGGCTTCCTCGCCGATCTGGCCGCCTCGAAGAAGATCGAGACCTGGAACCTGGACTATGTCGCCTTGCGCGACGCCATCGCCGCCAATCAACCGGCGAGCTACGCGGAACTGGTCGCCTGTATCTACACATTCTTCGGCCACACCACCGGGAAAACCTTTCAACGTTGGGGCGACAAAAACAACTTCTATATTCAACATATCGCCACGCTGGCGGCGATGTTCCCCGACGCGGCCTACGTCCACATCGTGCGCGACGGCCGCGACGTGGCCTGCTCCTATCGCAAGCTGGCGGTGACGCCGATGGACTCCAAATATGCGCCCCATCTGGCAACCGACATCGCTGCCATCGCCGCCGAGTGGGCCGATAACAACGACCAGGCCACGTCCGCGTTTGACGCCGCCGGCCGGGAGCGGGTATGCATCGTGCGCTACGAAGATCTGGTGACCAACAGTGAAACCGAACTGCGCCGCCTCTGCGCCTTTCTGGCTGAGCCTTACGACGAGCAGATGCTGGAATATTACCTCTGGAACCGGAAGGCGCACCAGGAGCCGCTGGAATTTTTGCAATGGAAGCGCAAGACGCTGGAGATGCCGACCGATTCCGAGGTCGGCAAATATCGTTCGCTACTGACGGCCGAGGAAATCGCCGTTTTCGACCGCATCGCCGGAGCCACGTTGGCGCGCTATGGCTATTAG
- a CDS encoding sulfotransferase family protein produces MNTITTPHLTAERPARDRAPLPPAATGLRLPNFIIGGAIKGGTTSLNYYLKQHPDVYMSAFKEPRYFAYDPTNPEHVAGHGLRFPIKTLDEYAALFADSAGYRAVGETSPHYLRSDTAPQLIAAAIPDVRLIFSLRDPVRRAYSSYWHRVRLGLEDRPAEVVLQPGDQAVEHGLYHAWLTRWYEQFDPAQVKIILFDDLIGDALGVVADICRFLEIDDTFVPDLSVKNRGGAMKNHRLGRLYETLKKHPLRRAIDPLVPARLRQKMIETRDSNLEEPPPMPADLARRLYDYYREEVERLEGLIDRDLSNWKK; encoded by the coding sequence ATGAACACGATTACCACGCCCCACCTCACGGCCGAACGCCCGGCGCGCGACCGCGCCCCTTTGCCGCCGGCCGCCACCGGGCTGCGCCTGCCCAATTTCATCATCGGCGGGGCCATCAAGGGCGGCACCACGTCGCTGAACTACTATTTGAAGCAGCACCCCGACGTGTATATGAGCGCCTTCAAGGAGCCGCGCTACTTTGCCTATGACCCCACCAACCCGGAGCACGTGGCCGGCCATGGGCTGCGCTTCCCGATCAAGACGCTGGATGAGTACGCCGCGCTCTTCGCCGACTCGGCCGGCTACCGCGCCGTGGGCGAAACGTCGCCCCACTATCTGCGTAGCGACACCGCGCCGCAACTCATCGCCGCCGCCATCCCCGACGTCCGGCTCATCTTTAGCCTGCGCGACCCGGTGCGGCGGGCCTATTCCAGCTATTGGCATCGCGTGCGGCTGGGGCTGGAAGACCGCCCGGCCGAGGTAGTGTTGCAGCCCGGCGACCAGGCCGTGGAGCATGGGCTATACCATGCCTGGCTGACGCGCTGGTATGAGCAGTTCGATCCGGCGCAGGTCAAGATCATCCTGTTCGACGACCTGATCGGCGACGCACTGGGCGTGGTGGCCGACATTTGCCGCTTCCTGGAGATCGACGACACCTTTGTGCCCGATCTGTCGGTGAAGAACCGGGGCGGGGCGATGAAGAACCACCGCCTCGGCCGCCTCTACGAGACGCTCAAGAAGCACCCCCTGCGCCGGGCCATCGACCCGCTGGTGCCGGCCCGCCTGCGCCAGAAGATGATCGAGACCCGCGACAGTAACCTCGAGGAACCGCCGCCCATGCCCGCCGATCTGGCCCGTCGCCTGTATGATTATTACCGCGAGGAAGTGGAACGGCTGGAAGGGCTGATCGATCGCGATCTGTCGAACTGGAAGAAGTAG
- a CDS encoding aminotransferase class I/II-fold pyridoxal phosphate-dependent enzyme: protein MQIKPFATEEFFARYEFTTPHLLCASDCETLTVGDLLRLAGANAADLLDLRLSYTESAGHPALRAAVAALYEQVAPEEVVILGAPEEGIYLTMRALLSPGDHAVVLTPAYDSLLNLAEHAGADVSRWAVRPRPGGWALDLDELARLLRPATRLVVVNFPHNPTGLLPTPAEFEALIDLVRRRGAWLLCDEMYRGLERDPAERLPSAADRYERAVVLSGLSKTHGLPGLRAGWLVVHDAALRAALINWKHYTTICAAAPSELLATVALSAHEALAGRNRRIIAGNLDMAATFFRRWPELFDWRPPRAGSVALVGVNVPSATAYCHALAHDAGVLLLPGPNLGADDRSVRFGFGRAGFAAALAAYEDYLMRLSNSAAS from the coding sequence ATGCAAATCAAGCCCTTCGCCACCGAGGAGTTCTTCGCCCGCTACGAATTCACCACCCCCCACCTGCTGTGCGCTTCCGACTGCGAGACGCTGACCGTCGGCGATCTGCTGCGGCTGGCCGGGGCGAACGCGGCCGACTTGCTCGACCTGCGCCTGAGCTACACCGAATCGGCCGGCCACCCCGCGCTGCGGGCGGCCGTGGCTGCGCTCTACGAGCAGGTCGCGCCGGAAGAAGTCGTGATCCTGGGCGCGCCAGAAGAGGGCATCTATCTGACCATGCGCGCCCTGCTGTCGCCGGGCGACCATGCCGTGGTGCTGACCCCGGCCTACGATTCGCTGCTCAATCTGGCCGAGCACGCCGGCGCCGACGTCAGCCGCTGGGCCGTCCGGCCGCGGCCCGGCGGCTGGGCGCTCGACCTGGACGAGCTGGCGCGCCTGCTGCGGCCCGCTACGCGCCTGGTGGTCGTCAATTTCCCCCACAACCCGACCGGCCTGCTGCCCACGCCGGCCGAATTCGAGGCGCTGATCGACCTGGTGCGGCGGCGCGGCGCGTGGCTGCTGTGCGACGAGATGTACCGTGGGCTGGAGCGCGACCCGGCCGAACGCCTGCCCTCGGCCGCCGACCGCTATGAGCGGGCCGTCGTCCTGTCGGGCCTGTCGAAGACCCACGGCCTGCCGGGCCTGCGCGCCGGGTGGCTGGTCGTCCACGACGCGGCCTTGCGCGCGGCGCTGATCAACTGGAAGCATTACACCACCATCTGCGCCGCCGCGCCCAGTGAATTGCTGGCGACCGTGGCCCTGTCGGCCCACGAGGCGCTGGCCGGGCGCAACCGGCGGATCATCGCCGGCAACCTGGACATGGCCGCGACGTTCTTCCGGCGCTGGCCGGAGCTGTTCGACTGGCGGCCGCCGCGGGCCGGGTCGGTGGCCCTGGTCGGCGTCAACGTGCCCTCGGCCACGGCCTACTGCCACGCGCTGGCCCATGACGCCGGGGTGCTGCTGCTGCCGGGGCCAAACCTGGGGGCCGATGATCGTAGTGTACGCTTCGGCTTCGGCCGGGCTGGTTTCGCGGCGGCGCTGGCGGCCTATGAAGACTACCTGATGAGACTATCCAATAGCGCCGCGAGTTGA
- a CDS encoding sulfatase-like hydrolase/transferase, whose product MTRKFTLFFVLLIVGLFLLISPSLSLSLWLSRSAIAAQATRPNIVLILTDDQDVASLPVMRHLMAYPGGSWVSFTNAFANTALCAPARSTLLTGQYAHHHGVLSNAPRHIAQLDSTNTLPVWLDAAGYRTAMLGKYGELGTSPQTGWDVWQVYTGPVDPLTTSAVSFIEDNEEPFFLYVSYHAPHMIARPPARYENVDVYVPPDPPNYLEANIADKPQWVRELGIPSQSTLNQWRIERLNAHRELLAIDDGVQAIVAALQAKGELDNTLIVFVSDNGFSWGSHRWFYKNCPYDECSRVPLLIRYPGRSGNRQERRFVSHVNLASTIAEYAGVTVGRPQDGASLLPLLRGTAVEWNEAVLQEKRASSSENAQYWGVRVPGWQYVAYDNGDRELYHVRADRFQKGNRAGRPAFAHRQAQLAALLDSLIR is encoded by the coding sequence ATGACACGCAAATTTACCTTGTTCTTCGTCCTGCTGATCGTGGGACTGTTCCTTCTTATCTCTCCCTCGCTCTCTCTGTCCCTGTGGTTGAGCCGATCGGCGATCGCAGCTCAGGCGACCCGGCCCAATATCGTGCTGATCCTCACCGATGATCAGGACGTGGCCTCGTTGCCGGTGATGCGCCATTTAATGGCCTACCCGGGCGGGTCATGGGTTAGCTTCACCAACGCCTTTGCCAACACGGCCCTGTGCGCCCCGGCCCGCTCCACCTTGTTGACCGGCCAGTATGCCCATCATCACGGCGTGCTTTCCAACGCGCCGAGACACATCGCCCAGCTGGATTCGACCAATACCTTGCCCGTCTGGCTGGATGCGGCCGGCTACCGGACGGCGATGTTGGGCAAGTATGGGGAGCTGGGAACCAGCCCCCAAACCGGGTGGGATGTGTGGCAGGTCTACACCGGCCCGGTGGATCCGCTGACGACAAGCGCCGTGAGCTTTATTGAGGACAACGAGGAGCCATTTTTCCTCTACGTCAGTTATCACGCGCCCCATATGATCGCTCGCCCACCGGCCCGCTATGAAAACGTGGACGTCTACGTGCCGCCGGATCCGCCGAATTATCTCGAAGCCAATATCGCTGATAAGCCACAGTGGGTGCGGGAGTTAGGGATTCCGAGCCAGAGCACCCTCAACCAGTGGCGTATCGAACGATTGAACGCCCACCGGGAATTATTAGCTATCGATGACGGTGTGCAGGCCATCGTCGCGGCCTTACAGGCCAAAGGGGAACTGGATAACACGCTGATCGTGTTCGTCAGCGACAATGGTTTCTCGTGGGGGTCGCACCGCTGGTTTTACAAAAACTGCCCCTATGATGAGTGTTCGCGGGTTCCCTTGTTGATTCGCTATCCGGGACGAAGTGGGAATAGACAAGAGAGGCGCTTCGTGTCCCACGTCAATCTGGCTTCGACGATTGCCGAATATGCCGGGGTGACGGTGGGGCGGCCACAGGATGGCGCGAGTTTGCTGCCTCTATTGCGCGGTACAGCCGTCGAATGGAACGAGGCCGTTCTCCAGGAAAAGCGGGCGAGTTCCTCGGAAAATGCGCAATATTGGGGGGTGCGCGTGCCCGGTTGGCAGTACGTGGCGTATGACAACGGCGATCGCGAATTGTACCATGTCAGGGCCGACCGATTTCAAAAGGGCAATCGCGCCGGCCGGCCGGCTTTTGCCCACCGGCAGGCTCAACTCGCGGCGCTATTGGATAGTCTCATCAGGTAG
- a CDS encoding NUDIX domain-containing protein codes for MNQLQFGEIEYLAAWLAGSGIDVAGWGKGEAKQLLDLWREYTSGESCLTDNPPARQIDVAQVIIRRGDRVLVELAQEFADDRRRSRLLPPSEKLKGGESPRAAAWRCLGEELGLREEDVALGQSAQVSEEVGDSPSYPGLPTRYVFHVFEATADSLPDDDFYRDNAAPDDPIRRHLWGWRRE; via the coding sequence ATGAATCAGTTACAGTTTGGCGAGATCGAATATTTAGCGGCATGGCTGGCTGGAAGCGGTATCGACGTCGCCGGCTGGGGCAAGGGCGAGGCCAAACAGTTGCTCGATCTGTGGCGAGAATATACGAGCGGCGAATCATGCCTTACCGATAACCCACCGGCGCGGCAGATTGACGTGGCGCAGGTGATCATCCGCCGCGGCGACCGGGTGCTGGTGGAACTGGCCCAGGAGTTCGCCGACGACCGGCGGCGGAGCCGGCTTTTGCCGCCGTCGGAGAAGCTGAAGGGGGGCGAATCGCCGCGCGCGGCGGCATGGCGCTGTCTGGGCGAGGAATTAGGACTACGCGAAGAAGATGTGGCGCTGGGCCAGTCGGCGCAAGTCAGCGAGGAAGTGGGCGATTCCCCTTCCTACCCCGGCCTGCCCACGCGCTACGTCTTTCACGTCTTCGAGGCCACGGCCGACAGCTTGCCGGACGATGATTTCTACCGCGACAACGCCGCCCCTGACGACCCCATCCGCCGCCACCTCTGGGGGTGGAGAAGGGAATGA
- the pdxS gene encoding pyridoxal 5'-phosphate synthase lyase subunit PdxS, whose product MNENGHNQNGRGEVGNLTVKRGLAQMLKGGVIMDVVTAEHARIAEEAGAVAVMALERVPADIRVSGGVARMSDPGLIKEIMAAVSIPVMAKVRIGHFVEAQILEALGVDFIDESEVLTPADESYHINKHDFGIPFVCGCRNLGEALRRVGEGAAMIRTKGEAGTGDVVEAVRHARTVLGDIRRLQAMPEEELMTFAKEIGAPYELVKETRALGRLPVVNFAAGGIATPADAALMMQLGVDGLFVGSGIFKSGDPARRAKAIVEATTHFRNAEILARVSENLGQPMVGIGIHTLTEDQQLATRGW is encoded by the coding sequence ATGAACGAGAACGGACACAACCAGAACGGCCGCGGCGAGGTGGGCAACCTCACCGTCAAGCGCGGGCTGGCCCAGATGCTGAAGGGTGGCGTGATCATGGACGTGGTGACGGCCGAGCACGCCCGCATCGCCGAGGAAGCGGGCGCGGTGGCCGTCATGGCCCTGGAGCGCGTCCCGGCCGATATTCGCGTCAGCGGTGGCGTGGCCCGCATGTCGGACCCCGGCCTGATCAAGGAGATCATGGCCGCGGTCAGCATTCCGGTCATGGCCAAGGTGCGCATCGGCCACTTTGTGGAGGCCCAAATCCTGGAGGCGCTGGGCGTCGACTTCATCGATGAGAGCGAAGTGCTGACCCCGGCCGATGAGAGCTACCACATCAACAAGCACGACTTCGGCATCCCGTTCGTCTGCGGCTGCCGCAACCTGGGCGAGGCGCTGCGGCGCGTGGGCGAGGGCGCGGCCATGATCCGCACCAAGGGCGAGGCGGGCACGGGCGACGTGGTCGAGGCCGTGCGCCACGCCCGCACCGTGCTGGGCGACATTCGCCGCCTGCAAGCCATGCCCGAAGAGGAGCTGATGACCTTCGCCAAGGAGATCGGCGCGCCTTATGAACTGGTCAAGGAGACGCGGGCGCTCGGCCGCCTGCCGGTGGTCAATTTCGCCGCCGGCGGCATCGCCACCCCGGCCGACGCGGCGCTGATGATGCAACTGGGCGTCGATGGCCTGTTCGTCGGCTCCGGCATCTTCAAGAGCGGCGACCCGGCGCGGCGGGCCAAGGCCATCGTCGAGGCCACCACCCACTTCCGCAACGCCGAAATCCTGGCCCGCGTCAGCGAGAATCTGGGCCAGCCGATGGTCGGCATCGGCATCCACACCCTGACCGAAGACCAGCAACTGGCGACCCGCGGCTGGTAA
- a CDS encoding transposase, whose protein sequence is MNILALLQPLRPIVSQTTMRQMSVLMGAMLAMTGRVTMLGMARWTDKGGSYRSVQRFFQTTIPWTQVMWAFFRDHLHQAGDEYLLVGDECVVSKSGKETHGLGRFYAPLWGRPVSSVALFALSLVNPRERRSYPVMSEQVPSQEGVNREVKPRTRRKKAAAQSSAGRPGRPPGRRNSIKTEVTLTPELTRIQTMVKQFLAVVDQRLKLTYLVLDGHFGNNNALQMVRQCGLHLVSKLRHDAALYFPYQGDNKRCKYGAKVAYDNLPASCWQQTIIDDGVHTDIYQATLRHKAFAQPLNVVILLKTRPTTGAQARVLLFTSDLALNWSQVLEYYQLRFQIEFNFRDAKQYWGLEDFMNVKKTPVTNAINLSFLMVNVSQVLLQDLRREDPAVNVLDLKAHYRGHKYVAEVLKLLPQKPDPIFTEAIFDRISRLGRIHPPQPALCPS, encoded by the coding sequence ATGAATATTCTAGCACTATTACAACCATTGCGTCCTATTGTTAGCCAAACGACCATGCGGCAGATGAGCGTACTCATGGGGGCGATGTTAGCCATGACTGGACGAGTAACGATGTTGGGCATGGCGCGCTGGACGGATAAAGGGGGCAGCTATCGGAGCGTACAACGTTTTTTCCAGACCACCATTCCCTGGACACAAGTCATGTGGGCCTTCTTCCGTGACCATCTGCACCAGGCCGGGGACGAGTACCTGTTAGTGGGGGATGAATGTGTCGTCAGCAAATCGGGCAAGGAGACGCACGGCTTGGGACGCTTCTATGCGCCGTTATGGGGCCGGCCAGTGTCCAGCGTGGCCCTGTTTGCCTTGTCGTTGGTCAACCCGCGGGAACGGCGGTCGTATCCGGTGATGAGCGAACAAGTGCCCAGCCAGGAAGGGGTAAACAGAGAGGTCAAGCCGCGGACGCGGCGCAAGAAAGCCGCCGCCCAAAGTAGCGCGGGCCGCCCCGGCCGCCCGCCGGGGCGTCGCAACAGCATCAAAACCGAGGTGACCTTAACGCCCGAACTGACCCGCATCCAAACGATGGTCAAGCAGTTTTTGGCGGTGGTTGACCAACGACTCAAATTGACCTATCTGGTCTTGGACGGCCACTTCGGCAACAACAATGCCCTGCAAATGGTTCGGCAGTGCGGGCTGCACCTGGTTTCCAAATTGCGTCACGATGCCGCCCTGTATTTCCCCTACCAGGGGGACAACAAACGTTGTAAGTACGGCGCTAAGGTCGCCTATGACAACCTCCCGGCCAGCTGCTGGCAGCAGACGATCATCGACGACGGCGTCCACACCGACATCTATCAGGCTACCCTGCGCCACAAGGCGTTCGCCCAGCCGCTCAATGTGGTCATCCTGCTCAAAACAAGGCCGACCACCGGCGCGCAGGCCCGTGTGTTGTTGTTCACCAGCGACCTGGCCCTGAACTGGTCGCAGGTGCTAGAGTATTATCAACTGCGTTTTCAAATCGAGTTCAATTTCCGCGACGCCAAACAATACTGGGGTTTAGAGGACTTTATGAACGTCAAAAAGACCCCGGTGACCAATGCCATCAATCTGTCCTTCCTGATGGTCAACGTTTCTCAGGTGTTGTTACAGGACCTGCGGCGTGAAGACCCAGCGGTCAACGTGCTGGATTTGAAAGCTCATTATCGCGGCCATAAATACGTGGCCGAAGTGCTAAAATTGCTTCCGCAAAAACCAGACCCGATTTTTACGGAAGCAATTTTCGACCGGATTTCCAGGTTGGGCAGGATTCATCCCCCTCAACCTGCCCTTTGCCCTTCGTGA